One window from the genome of Paramisgurnus dabryanus chromosome 24, PD_genome_1.1, whole genome shotgun sequence encodes:
- the mettl21a gene encoding protein N-lysine methyltransferase METTL21A: protein MALVPYNDTLMPGLSKLHQSSAEFILANHKIRLNQNWNQLGVAAVVWDAAVVLCMFLEMGTIDLKGKNAIELGAGTGLVGIVAALLGAKVTITDRKPALEFLSANVQENIPASQQHAVQVSELTWGESLDLYPSGGYELILGADIVYLEETFPALLQTLEHLSSENTVVLLSCRIRYERDERFLMDLRRRFSVREVHYDSEKDIHIYRAMKNKSKPEL from the exons ATGGCTTTGGTTCCCTATAATGACACTTTAATGCCAGGTCTGTCCAAGCTGCACCAGAGTTCAGCTGAATTCATTCTAGCCAATCACAAGATCAGACTCAACCAGAACTGGAACCAGTTAGGTGTCGCTGCTGTGGTATGGGATGCA GCGGTGGTGCTCTGCATGTTTTTGGAGATGGGTACCATTGATCTTAAAGGAAAGAATGCTATTGAGCTTGGAGCGGGTACGGGTTTGGTTGGCATTGTAGCTGCTCTTCTCG GAGCAAAGGTGACGATCACAGACCGAAAACCTGCGTTGGAATTTCTGTCTGCTAATGTGCAAGAAAATATTCCTGCCAGCCAGCAGCATGCAGTGCAGGTATCTGAACTCACCTGGGGCGAAAGTCTCGACCTGTACCCATCGGGTGGCTATGAGCTCATACTGGGAGCTGACATTGTCTATCTGGAGGAGACGTTCCCTGCTCTTTTGCAAACCCTTGAACACCTGAGCTCGGAGAACACGGTGGTGTTGTTGTCCTGTCGGATCCGATACGAGCGAGATGAACGGTTCTTGATGGACCTCAGGCGTAGGTTCTCGGTGCGAGAGGTTCATTACGACTCTGAGAAGGACATTCACATTTACAGAGCGATGAAAAATAAGAGCAAACCTGAACTGTAA
- the crygs1 gene encoding crystallin, gamma S1, whose protein sequence is MGRIIFYEDKNFQGRRYECDSDCSDFHTYLNRCNSIRVEGGAWVVYERPNFMGHQYVLTRGEYPDYQRWMGLNDRLYSCKMIHFASGSEYKIQLYDKGDFTGQVYETTEDCPSVVDRFRTREVHSCKVLDGIWIFFEHPNYRGRQYLLEKGEYRKPVDWGAVCPTVQSIKRLTE, encoded by the exons ATGGGCCGG ATCATTTTTTACGAGGACAAAAACTTCCAGGGTCGCCGGTACGAATGCGACAGCGACTGCTCCGACTTCCACACCTACCTGAACCGGTGCAACTCCATCCGTGTGGAGGGCGGAGCTTGGGTGGTGTACGAGAGACCCAACTTCATGGGCCACCAGTATGTCCTGACCCGGGGCGAGTATCCGGATTACCAACGTTGGATGGGTCTCAATGATCGCCTCTATTCCTGCAAGATGATCCACTTC GCCAGCGGTTCCGAGTACAAGATCCAGCTCTACGACAAAGGAGATTTCACGGGCCAGGTGTATGAGACCACCGAGGACTGCCCATCTGTGGTGGACCGTTTCCGTACCCGTGAGGTTCACTCCTGTAAGGTGCTGGATGGGATCTGGATCTTCTTTGAGCACCCGAACTACAGGGGGCGCCAGTATTTACTGGAGAAGGGAGAATACCGTAAGCCCGTGGACTGGGGTGCAGTCTGCCCTACGGTCCAGTCCATCAAACGCCTGACGGAGTGA
- the krt222 gene encoding keratin, type I cytoskeletal 19 isoform X1: MTRHLDPMEGFEDPKWALRDLNERLKGFVEHVNLLEQSNRNLEQQIAKWGKRNAGPPRDLCGKEALAQELRAQVSKMLMENAEVLLQSEAVKFKALRLRGRCETEEKFRRLKEQQVSQLKMKKKEVEMTNKLLEKQMSHFKQELQQIAEEQEKELDQHQRRVILECDRVQAQVAAGENGRGMDLSRTSTQSDHSSPSSSSPDSATSPNTATGSGPASQTRPRKDAAGTFIPQVRAGEEALKEARAELTDARKRWHRLQVEIESLHALEKGLQSSLRHTQQQYSMQLEDLSRSVKSLESELETVRDSLEVQRQNHIQLLNTKMRLEREISTYRKLLEHEEGRFFSSDGVKLKPWKGSVPALEQNGLSNGCDEEIPPTASVEKTATLKSPALQRQQSLVTLTDSTESQDGEIISTVKTQEVLEGNVVRESAEGHGNVETEKIDKVIRQWEGSFFQGNPKLRKKSVSLRFNLHMAVADEGCGQTREDSLPNVEVRLVMRRSRSIPTFAQ; this comes from the exons ATGACAAGACATCT GGACCCTATGGAGGGATTTGAGGATCCAAAATGGGCCCTGAGGGACCTGAATGAGAGGCTTAAAGGTTTTGTGGAGCATGTCAATCTGTTGGAACAGTCGAATCGCAACCTCGAGCAACAAATTGCGAAATGGGGAAAGCGAAATGCTGGTCCGCCACGGGACTTGTGTGGCAAGGAGGCGCTGGCACAGGAACTTAGAGCTCAG GTCAGTAAGATGCTGATGGAAAACGCAGAGGTTCTTTTGCAATCCGAGGCTGTGAAATTTAAGGCCTTGCGTTTGCGTGGCAG GTGTGAAACCGAAGAGAAATTTCGCCGTCTGAAGGAACAGCAGGTGTCACAGCTGAAAATGAAGAAGAAAGAAGTGGAGATGACTAACAAACTGCTGGAAAAACAGATGTCACATTTCAAACAAGAGTTACAGCAAATTGCAGAAGAACAAGAG AAGGAGCTGGATCAGCACCAGAGACGAGTAATACTGGAGTGTGATCGAGTGCAAGCGCAGGTTGCTGCAGGGGAGAATGGCAGAGGAATGGATCTCTCCCGGACCAGCACCCAGTCCGACCACTCCAGCCCATCTTCGAGCAGCCCTGACTCGGCCACGTCACCAAATACAGCTACAGGCTCCGGCCCGGCATCACAGACGAGACCCAGAAAGGATGCAGCCGGCACATTTATACCACAG gtgAGAGCGGGTGAAGAAGCCCTGAAGGAAGCCCGGGCTGAACTCACGGATGCTAGGAAAAGATGGCATCGCCTCCAGGTGGAGATCGAATCGCTACATGCCTTG GAGAAAGGTCTTCAAAGCTCCTTACGTCACACTCAGCAGCAGTACTCCATGCAACTCGAGGATCTCTCTAGATCTGTGAAGAGCCTGGAATCGGAGTTGGAAACGGTGCGGGACAGTTTGGAGGTCCAACGGCAGAACCACATCCAGCTTCTCAACACTAAGATGAGGTTGGAGAGAGAGATCAGCACCTACAGGAAACTCCTGGAGCACGAGGAGGGCAG GTTTTTCAGTTCAGACGGGGTAAAGCTGAAGCCATGGAAAGGGTCTGTTCCCGCTCTTGAGCAGAATGGTTTGTCCAACGGATGTGACGAGGAGATCCCTCCGACCGCTTCCGTAGAGAAAACAGCAACTTTAAAAAGTCCAGCCCTTCAACGCCAGCAAAGCCTTGTCACTTTGACAG ATTCAACTGAAAGCCAAGACGGCGAGATCATCAGCACTGTGAAGACTCAAGAGGTTCTCGAAGGAAATGTTGTCAGAGAAAGCGCTGAGGGTCATGGAAATGTTGA GACAGAAAAGATTGACAAGGTGATCAGGCAGTGGGAAGGTTCTTTCTTTCAAGGAAATCCCAAACTGAGGAAGAAATCGGTGTCTTTGCGTTTCAACCTCCACATGGCCGTAGCGGACGAGGGGTGTGGCCAGACAAGAGAGGACAGTCTGCCGAACGTGGAGGTCCGTCTGGTCATGAGACGATCCCGCAGCATACCCACCTTTGCCCAGTGA
- the krt222 gene encoding keratin, type I cytoskeletal 19 isoform X2, which produces MEGFEDPKWALRDLNERLKGFVEHVNLLEQSNRNLEQQIAKWGKRNAGPPRDLCGKEALAQELRAQVSKMLMENAEVLLQSEAVKFKALRLRGRCETEEKFRRLKEQQVSQLKMKKKEVEMTNKLLEKQMSHFKQELQQIAEEQEKELDQHQRRVILECDRVQAQVAAGENGRGMDLSRTSTQSDHSSPSSSSPDSATSPNTATGSGPASQTRPRKDAAGTFIPQVRAGEEALKEARAELTDARKRWHRLQVEIESLHALEKGLQSSLRHTQQQYSMQLEDLSRSVKSLESELETVRDSLEVQRQNHIQLLNTKMRLEREISTYRKLLEHEEGRFFSSDGVKLKPWKGSVPALEQNGLSNGCDEEIPPTASVEKTATLKSPALQRQQSLVTLTDSTESQDGEIISTVKTQEVLEGNVVRESAEGHGNVETEKIDKVIRQWEGSFFQGNPKLRKKSVSLRFNLHMAVADEGCGQTREDSLPNVEVRLVMRRSRSIPTFAQ; this is translated from the exons ATGGAGGGATTTGAGGATCCAAAATGGGCCCTGAGGGACCTGAATGAGAGGCTTAAAGGTTTTGTGGAGCATGTCAATCTGTTGGAACAGTCGAATCGCAACCTCGAGCAACAAATTGCGAAATGGGGAAAGCGAAATGCTGGTCCGCCACGGGACTTGTGTGGCAAGGAGGCGCTGGCACAGGAACTTAGAGCTCAG GTCAGTAAGATGCTGATGGAAAACGCAGAGGTTCTTTTGCAATCCGAGGCTGTGAAATTTAAGGCCTTGCGTTTGCGTGGCAG GTGTGAAACCGAAGAGAAATTTCGCCGTCTGAAGGAACAGCAGGTGTCACAGCTGAAAATGAAGAAGAAAGAAGTGGAGATGACTAACAAACTGCTGGAAAAACAGATGTCACATTTCAAACAAGAGTTACAGCAAATTGCAGAAGAACAAGAG AAGGAGCTGGATCAGCACCAGAGACGAGTAATACTGGAGTGTGATCGAGTGCAAGCGCAGGTTGCTGCAGGGGAGAATGGCAGAGGAATGGATCTCTCCCGGACCAGCACCCAGTCCGACCACTCCAGCCCATCTTCGAGCAGCCCTGACTCGGCCACGTCACCAAATACAGCTACAGGCTCCGGCCCGGCATCACAGACGAGACCCAGAAAGGATGCAGCCGGCACATTTATACCACAG gtgAGAGCGGGTGAAGAAGCCCTGAAGGAAGCCCGGGCTGAACTCACGGATGCTAGGAAAAGATGGCATCGCCTCCAGGTGGAGATCGAATCGCTACATGCCTTG GAGAAAGGTCTTCAAAGCTCCTTACGTCACACTCAGCAGCAGTACTCCATGCAACTCGAGGATCTCTCTAGATCTGTGAAGAGCCTGGAATCGGAGTTGGAAACGGTGCGGGACAGTTTGGAGGTCCAACGGCAGAACCACATCCAGCTTCTCAACACTAAGATGAGGTTGGAGAGAGAGATCAGCACCTACAGGAAACTCCTGGAGCACGAGGAGGGCAG GTTTTTCAGTTCAGACGGGGTAAAGCTGAAGCCATGGAAAGGGTCTGTTCCCGCTCTTGAGCAGAATGGTTTGTCCAACGGATGTGACGAGGAGATCCCTCCGACCGCTTCCGTAGAGAAAACAGCAACTTTAAAAAGTCCAGCCCTTCAACGCCAGCAAAGCCTTGTCACTTTGACAG ATTCAACTGAAAGCCAAGACGGCGAGATCATCAGCACTGTGAAGACTCAAGAGGTTCTCGAAGGAAATGTTGTCAGAGAAAGCGCTGAGGGTCATGGAAATGTTGA GACAGAAAAGATTGACAAGGTGATCAGGCAGTGGGAAGGTTCTTTCTTTCAAGGAAATCCCAAACTGAGGAAGAAATCGGTGTCTTTGCGTTTCAACCTCCACATGGCCGTAGCGGACGAGGGGTGTGGCCAGACAAGAGAGGACAGTCTGCCGAACGTGGAGGTCCGTCTGGTCATGAGACGATCCCGCAGCATACCCACCTTTGCCCAGTGA